A genome region from Ciona intestinalis unplaced genomic scaffold, KH HT001076.1, whole genome shotgun sequence includes the following:
- the LOC100175394 gene encoding uncharacterized protein LOC100175394 isoform X1, with translation MSVSDIVGTWYPSGYYGHFRSRTRNDILQDYRHAASPTPPSKFYNRVRKSPNKHLFSNHDNRHSFPTDASYFDTGLGRRKANRSVTAFNPELIAWMPHKDEIAKAGSVVSLYRVDFQEGDKKECIPQRLSPRIRKRMATMETVDAKLKWITDYKRQYSHGQPNPRINTDFCTGLEYTNGDQNRRSHQVLNTTGRLPTSMPAYSDHTRKRTKSAPMRYSVGDCLVWNAGAPKVQPLYRKKQQRITLQHSTENKEDKRQNVEQPKISMTPAATTISTFNPMEVDHGRLPTITKTEVLVQ, from the exons ATGTCAGTCTCAGATATTGTTGGAACTTGG TATCCGTCCGGTTATTACGGACATTTTCGAAGTCGAACACGCAATGACATTTTACAAGATTACAGACATGCAGCGTCCCCAACACCACCATCTAAGTTCTATAATCGTGTTCGG AAATCTCCAAACAAACACTTATTTTCAAACCACGACAATAGACATTCGTTTCCCACTGACGCAAGCTATTTTGACACG GGTCTTGGGCGGCGAAAAGCAAACCGGTCAGTTACTGCGTTTAATCCGGAACTAATTGCTTGGATGCCTCATAAAGATGAAATCGCAAAAGCTGGATCTGTAGTCTCGTTATACAG AGTTGATTTTCAAGAAGGTGATAAAAAAGAGTGTATTCCACAACGACTTTCCCCAAGGATACGAAAGAGAATGGCAACAATGGAAACAGTTGATGCAAAGTTGAAATGGATCACTGACTACAAGAGACAATATAGTCACGGCCAACCGAACCCTCGAATCAATACGGACTTTTGTACAGGACTGGAATATACCAATGGTGACCAAAACCGTCGCTCTCATCAAGTGTTAAACACTACAGGTCGATTACCAACATCCATGCCCGCATATTCCGATCACACACGGAAACGAACAAAATCGGCTCCGATGCGATACAGCGTTGGTGATTGTTTGGTTTGGAACGCGGGAGCACCGAAAGTACAGCCATTGTACCGAAAAAAGCAGCAACGAATTACATTACAACATTcaacagaaaataaagaagaCAAGAGGCAAAACGTTGAGCAACCTAAAATAAGCATGACACCCGCAGCCACAACCATCAGTACATTTAACCCGATGGAGGTTGACCACGGCAGGCTACCAACAATCACAAAAACAGAAGTGCTTGTACAATAA
- the LOC100177713 gene encoding uncharacterized protein LOC100177713 isoform X1 — translation MKINHAPTFKIQKRFEGPYQSTEKDTDDAVKQSLNQDFRYFINKDVNLRRVYAQLRHLAIVLFICATLSLGTAIADIELTRQARAIISKKLNCESTYTRGWGRYCPPIDDGTNFSHYLNSSIADSYFKRWYISHFNFAYGITILDVCLKSSLSVVTVVSSICLILYHKAELDVLRMKRYIPEDSSFGKSPKLRSFTLKFILASLHIPPMCDAWINYEFQLIVLSRIFVCGIKLLKECNELRYHRLGNVLSNLARVKIHSTFLIKTYFLRYPKFILFVVYIFVVGFFPYLVVITEAIEGNKIYYSDACWLMVVTITNLGSGEVRPRGIPARVVVGLASIIGILSTALWVNVFSKYLDLPNEERRILSIVEHQRCRRIERYTAAACLQAAWRRYVHRKKYSYSLRSSREIERTCKKAMWDWKCVRQNCTEVRRNLESNFSTEDTLIVARRLARRMSEYRTKPIIINKSLLNASHRNKVFNNYPSVSPSLKQNRLSIQPTEERRLSSSDEDIKVNEETNKKSHDRRDTKHDIEPQTISNKLHGLLVTLKQIEKDFNRHHSAALSQLQNFERSLREIGLIIDDTTEK, via the exons ATGAAAATTAATCATGcaccaacttttaaaatacag AAGCGATTTGAAGGGCCTTATCAATCTACCGAGAAGGATACGGATGATGCTGTAAAACAGTCACTAAATCAAGATTTCAG GTACTTCATAAATAAAGATGTTAACTTGCGTCGAGTTTATGCACAACTACGCCATTTGGCGATTGTACTTTTTATCTGCGCTACATTATCTTTGGGAACAGCAATTGCGGATATAGAACTTACTCGCCAGGCCAGGGCTATTATTTCAAAGAAGTTGAACTGTGAATCGACCTACACTCGAGGATGGGGccg TTATTGTCCGCCTATTGATGATGGGACGAACTTCTCACACTATTTAAACTCAAGCATCGCagattcatattttaaaagatggTACATAAGTCACTTTAACTTCGCATACGGCATTACCATTCTTGATGTGTGCCTTAAG AGCAGCTTGAGCGTAGTTACTGTCGTAAGTTCGATTTGTTTAATACTTTACCATAAAGCCGAACTTGACGTTTTGCGGATGAAGAGATATATACCCGAAGACAGTTCGTTCGGAAAGTCTCCAAAATTAAG GTCTTTTACTTTGAAGTTTATACTCGCATCATTACACATACCTCCTATGTGTGACGCTTGGATAAATTATGAATTCCAGCTAATCGTGCTGTCACGAATATTCGTGTGTGGAATAAAGTTACTAAAAGAATGTAACGAGCTTCGTTATCACAG GCTTGGAAATGTATTATCCAACCTTGCACGAGTGAAAATTCACAGCACCTTTCTAATTAAGACCTATTTTCTACGATATCCGAAATTTATTCTCTTTGTGGTCTACATTTTTGTCGTTGGATTCTTTCCGTATCTTGTTGTAATAACTGAAGCAATCGAagggaataaaatatattattcg GATGCATGTTGGTTAATGGTCGTTACCATTACTAACCTTGGCTCGGGTGAAGTCAGGCCGCGGGGAATACCCGCACGAGTTGTCGTCGGTCTGGCATCTATAATAGGAATACTCTCGACTGCCTTGTGGGTAAACGTGTTTTCAAAATACCTCGATCTGCCGAATGAAGAACGGAGAATTCTTTCTATAGTTGAGCACCAAA ggtgtcGAAGGATTGAACGATACACCGCTGCCGCTTGCCTACAAGCAGCCTGGAGGCGTTACGTGCACAGGAAAAAATACTCATATAGTTTACGAAGCAGTCGTGAGATTGAACGAACCTGTAAGAAGGCGATGTGGGATTGGAAATGTGTCAGACAGAACTGTACTGAAG TTCGAAGAAATCTTGAATCGAACTTTTCAACCGAAGACACATTGATAGTTGCTCGTCGATTGGCGCGTCGTATGTCGGAATACAGGACAAAACcgattattataaacaaaagctTATTGAATGCTTCACATCGCAATAAAGTTTTCAACAACTACCCATCAGTTTCACCATCATTAAAACAA AATAGACTTTCAATTCAACCTACAGAGGAACGGAGGTTGTCAAGCAGCGATGAAGACATCAAGGTCAACgaggaaacaaacaaaaa ATCACACGATCGTCGAGATACGAAGCATGACATCGAACCGCAg ACTATAAGCAATAAGTTGCACGGCCTTCTTGtcactttaaaacaaatagaaaagGACTTCAACCGCCACCATTCAGCAGCTCTTTCACAGTTACAAAATTTCGAAAGGAGTCTCCGCGAGATTGGGTTAATTATAGATGACactacagaaaaataa
- the LOC100177713 gene encoding uncharacterized protein LOC100177713 isoform X2, producing MKINHAPTFKIQKRFEGPYQSTEKDTDDAVKQSLNQDFRYFINKDVNLRRVYAQLRHLAIVLFICATLSLGTAIADIELTRQARAIISKKLNCESTYTRGWGRYCPPIDDGTNFSHYLNSSIADSYFKRWYISHFNFAYGITILDVCLKSSLSVVTVVSSICLILYHKAELDVLRMKRYIPEDSSFGKSPKLRSFTLKFILASLHIPPMCDAWINYEFQLIVLSRIFVCGIKLLKECNELRYHRLGNVLSNLARVKIHSTFLIKTYFLRYPKFILFVVYIFVVGFFPYLVVITEAIEGNKIYYSDACWLMVVTITNLGSGEVRPRGIPARVVVGLASIIGILSTALWVNVFSKYLDLPNEERRILSIVEHQRCRRIERYTAAACLQAAWRRYVHRKKYSYSLRSSREIERTCKKAMWDWKCVRQNCTEVRRNLESNFSTEDTLIVARRLARRMSEYRTKPIIINKSLLNASHRNKVFNNYPSVSPSLKQTFNSTYRGTEVVKQR from the exons ATGAAAATTAATCATGcaccaacttttaaaatacag AAGCGATTTGAAGGGCCTTATCAATCTACCGAGAAGGATACGGATGATGCTGTAAAACAGTCACTAAATCAAGATTTCAG GTACTTCATAAATAAAGATGTTAACTTGCGTCGAGTTTATGCACAACTACGCCATTTGGCGATTGTACTTTTTATCTGCGCTACATTATCTTTGGGAACAGCAATTGCGGATATAGAACTTACTCGCCAGGCCAGGGCTATTATTTCAAAGAAGTTGAACTGTGAATCGACCTACACTCGAGGATGGGGccg TTATTGTCCGCCTATTGATGATGGGACGAACTTCTCACACTATTTAAACTCAAGCATCGCagattcatattttaaaagatggTACATAAGTCACTTTAACTTCGCATACGGCATTACCATTCTTGATGTGTGCCTTAAG AGCAGCTTGAGCGTAGTTACTGTCGTAAGTTCGATTTGTTTAATACTTTACCATAAAGCCGAACTTGACGTTTTGCGGATGAAGAGATATATACCCGAAGACAGTTCGTTCGGAAAGTCTCCAAAATTAAG GTCTTTTACTTTGAAGTTTATACTCGCATCATTACACATACCTCCTATGTGTGACGCTTGGATAAATTATGAATTCCAGCTAATCGTGCTGTCACGAATATTCGTGTGTGGAATAAAGTTACTAAAAGAATGTAACGAGCTTCGTTATCACAG GCTTGGAAATGTATTATCCAACCTTGCACGAGTGAAAATTCACAGCACCTTTCTAATTAAGACCTATTTTCTACGATATCCGAAATTTATTCTCTTTGTGGTCTACATTTTTGTCGTTGGATTCTTTCCGTATCTTGTTGTAATAACTGAAGCAATCGAagggaataaaatatattattcg GATGCATGTTGGTTAATGGTCGTTACCATTACTAACCTTGGCTCGGGTGAAGTCAGGCCGCGGGGAATACCCGCACGAGTTGTCGTCGGTCTGGCATCTATAATAGGAATACTCTCGACTGCCTTGTGGGTAAACGTGTTTTCAAAATACCTCGATCTGCCGAATGAAGAACGGAGAATTCTTTCTATAGTTGAGCACCAAA ggtgtcGAAGGATTGAACGATACACCGCTGCCGCTTGCCTACAAGCAGCCTGGAGGCGTTACGTGCACAGGAAAAAATACTCATATAGTTTACGAAGCAGTCGTGAGATTGAACGAACCTGTAAGAAGGCGATGTGGGATTGGAAATGTGTCAGACAGAACTGTACTGAAG TTCGAAGAAATCTTGAATCGAACTTTTCAACCGAAGACACATTGATAGTTGCTCGTCGATTGGCGCGTCGTATGTCGGAATACAGGACAAAACcgattattataaacaaaagctTATTGAATGCTTCACATCGCAATAAAGTTTTCAACAACTACCCATCAGTTTCACCATCATTAAAACAA ACTTTCAATTCAACCTACAGAGGAACGGAGGTTGTCAAGCAGCGATGA
- the LOC100185581 gene encoding uncharacterized protein LOC100185581 isoform X1, producing the protein MPNSCSNENDMKLLFLGVVVVTLSINVSKAYQVHVVHNVEIVLPECSTEGGDWVWNRCVCKSGFTGSACEIYMHELFNNEENIKSLQRTQKSNLRDYTLNEYLTPKGRMKRQALSNENTEGSGSGSETILTTEQSTIAEQTPTTEQNTTEDGQTTTAEQITTTVGGITCSNDEQFFNGECVAISAFDFRARVDKIFNENFSDLTSADSVTFIQEFTDKVMVAMADKGLLSIMVNQLRNGSVIVDGTVNFNKSLELKTLDVGELFQRNVPDLLSVSVADFDECRKSESNTCDLQTTTCVNTDSSFECACKAGYLSKNTSKTSCNDVCTDFTCQNGGFCASGNNNEAICRCSGSFYGLKCEKNDYSWRQAAIGVAIALAAVLFLILVVLLYVFCRTRTGKSEFTDIPLVTGFRPKSEDTPKSYTNPSDVQEGEVERYQSDNGALTSSTTTFRPEVANTATDDAM; encoded by the exons ATGCCAAATTCTTGTTCAAATGAAAATGATAtgaagttgttgtttttgggCGTGGTAGTTGTGACACTGAGCATCAACGTATCGAAAG caTACCAAGTGCATGTTGTTCACAATGTTGAAATAGTGCTTCCAG AGTGTTCTACCGAAGGCGGCGACTGGGTTTGGAATAGATGTGTCTGTAAATCTGGATTTACCGGATCAGCATGTGAAATCTACATGCATGAATTGTTTAACAATGAAGAAAATATCAAATCGTTACAAAGAACACAAAAATCGAATTTGCGAGATTACACTTTGAATGAATATTTAACACCGAAAGGGAGAATGAAAAGGCAAGCTCTTTCCAACGAAAATACAGAAGGTTCTGGGTCTGGAAGTGaaacaattttgacaaccgaGCAAAGTACAATTGCTGAACAAACTCCAACAACAGAACAAAACACAACTGAAGATGGTCAAACCACCACAGCCGAGCAAATCACAACAACGGTCGGTGGAATAACCTGTTCCAACGACGAGCAATTTTTCAACGGAGAGTGCGTTGCTATAAGTGCATTCGATTTCAGAGCTCGAGTGGACAAAATCTTTAACGAAAACTTCAGCGATTTAACTTCTGCAGACTCAGTAACTTTTATCCAAGAGTTTACAGATAAA GTAATGGTAGCAATGGCTGACAAAGGCTTGTTATCCATCATGGTTAATCAATTGAGAAACGGCTCAGTAATCGTTGATGGAACCGTTAATTTTAATAAGTCGCTCGAGTTGAAAACTTTGGACGTCGGTGAACTGTTTCAACGGAATGTACCGGATTTATTGAGTGTAAGCGTTGCAG ATTTTGACGAGTGTAGGAAATCAGAGAGTAACACCTGCGACTTGCAAACGACAACTTGCGTTAATACCGACTCCAGTTTCGAGTGTGCCTGCAAAGCCGGATATCTAAGCAAGAACACTTCAAA AACAAGTTGTAACGATGTATGTACAGACTTCACTTGTCAAAATGGAGGATTCTGCGCGTCGGGTAATAACAACGAAGCAATATGTAG ATGTTCCGGCTCATTTTACGGATTAAAATGTGAAAAGAATGATTATTCATGGAGACAAGCAGCTATTGGTGTAGCGATTGCCTTGGCTGCGGTTCTTTTCTTGATACTTGTAGTACTGCTGTATGTTTTCTGTCGTACAAGAACTGGAAAGAGCGAGTTTACGGACATACCGCTGGTGACAGGTTTCCGACCAAAGTCAGAAGATACTCCAAAG AGTTATACGAATCCAAGCGATGTACAAGAAGGAGAAGTTGAAAGGTATCAG TCCGACAATGGTGCTTTAACAAGTAGTACAACAACGTTTAGGCCAGAGGTTGCAAACACTGCAACGGATGATGCAATGTGA
- the LOC100175394 gene encoding protein rolling stone-like isoform X2, with amino-acid sequence MSTTCRYEFQCKLFGFYDCKSHDFYVSQWTTNKLLFLVYRCLFFFYSLAWIIADVIVNPQPQYWIFLTNWSEVTVCFYFGLSCLLAVYGYFSNKADLDKEKGANWACGVVWILFDVSFSVSLVTNVLYWSLLRVGSVDLINAFNIHSHAITFVMLLIDVFIIAYPIRLLHFLYGMCYGLVYTAFTLILHGTGYISAVYELINWDKGARIATAICFVSSFIAIPLVHLLAFGLYHLRCFIALKSGCQNDQTNTSDEQESIEMGQTNQGYAV; translated from the exons atgtctACTACATGTCGATACGAATTTCAGTGCAAACTTTTCGGGTTTTACGATTGCAAGTCTCACGATTTCTATGTTTCTCAG TGGACCACCAACAAACTATTGTTTCTTGTGTATCgatgtttatttttcttttattctcTTGCTTGGATAATTGCTGATGTGATTGTGAACCCACAACCGCAATATTGGATCTTTCTTACCAACTGGTCTGAAGTTACagtatgtttttactttggtCTTTCTTGTTTACTTGCTGTCTATGGCTACTTTTCAAACAAAGCTGATTTAGACAAAGAAAAAG GTGCAAATTGGGCATGCGGGGTTGTGTGGATTTTGTTTGACGTGTCATTCTCAGTCTCTCTTGTCACGAACGTGTTGTACTGGTCACTGCTTCGGGTTGGCTCAGTCGATTTAATCAATGCATTTAACATTCACTCTCACGCCATTACTTTTGTAATGTTACTTAttgatgtatttataattGCTTACCCAATTCGTTTGCTGCATTTTTTATACGGTATGTGCTATGGACTCGTGTACACGGCATTTACACTTATATTGCATGGAACCGGCTACATATCCGCTGTGTACGAGCTGATTAATTGGGATAAAGGGGCAAGAATTGCAACAGCGATTTGTTTTGTATCTAGTTTTATAGCAATACCACTCGTACATTTGCTTGCATTTGGGTTGTACCATCTGAGATGTTTCATTGCACTCAAAAGTGGTTGTCAAAATGATCAAACTAATACCAGTGATGAGCAGGAATCAATTGAAATGGGTCAAACTAATCAGGGATATGCCGTATAG
- the LOC100182504 gene encoding pre-mRNA-splicing factor SPF27, with the protein MAGEVTVDALPYFDKGYDDPGVREAATAMVEEETRRYRPTRNYLNFLAPPNIHAFETDIMKNEFERLEARQPMELLSMRRYDLPIPPSGQRNDITAWEECVKNSHAQLQHQDVRIENLNLMLEHGSNAWRLYNEQLVAMLQDAQKQLQSIKKDIQDVNWERKSEQTKAGEKLRTLEANWVNLVSKNYEIEEAIFHLEVLAKTENAKMAQSHAENGKISLKVAENGEME; encoded by the coding sequence ATGGCTGGTGAAGTTACAGTAGATGCTTTACCTTACTTTGATAAAGGCTATGATGATCCTGGAGTACGAGAAGCAGCAACTGCAATGGTTGAAGAAGAAACAAGAAGATATCGACCAACAAGAAACTATTTGAACTTTTTAGCTCCACCTAACATACATGCATTTGAAACCGATATAATGAAAAATGAGTTTGAGCGATTGGAGGCAAGACAACCTATGGAACTTCTTAGCATGCGTAGGTATGATCTCCCAATCCCACCAAGTGGTCAAAGGAATGATATCACTGCTTGGGAGGAATGCGTAAAAAATTCTCATGCTCAGTTGCAGCATCAGGATGTTCGAATAGAAAACTTAAACTTAATGCTGGAACATGGAAGCAACGCTTGGCGATTATACAATGAACAATTGGTTGCAATGCTTCAGGATGCACAGAAACAGTTGCAGAGCATAAAAAAAGACATTCAGGATGTCAATTGGGAACGAAAATCTGAGCAAACTAAAGCAGGGGAAAAGCTGAGAACATTGGAAGCAAATTGGGTTAATTTAGTGAGCAAAAACTATGAAATTGAAGAAGCCATATTTCATTTAGAGGTTTTGGCAAAGACTGAAAATGCAAAAATGGCTCAATCTCATGCTGAAAACGGAAAAATCTCATTAAAAGTTGCTGAAAATGGAGAAATGGAGTAG
- the LOC100185581 gene encoding uncharacterized protein LOC100185581 isoform X2: MPNSCSNENDMKLLFLGVVVVTLSINVSKAYQVHVVHNVEIVLPECSTEGGDWVWNRCVCKSGFTGSACEIYMHELFNNEENIKSLQRTQKSNLRDYTLNEYLTPKGRMKRQALSNENTEGSGSGSETILTTEQSTIAEQTPTTEQNTTEDGQTTTAEQITTTVGGITCSNDEQFFNGECVAISAFDFRARVDKIFNENFSDLTSADSVTFIQEFTDKVMVAMADKGLLSIMVNQLRNGSVIVDGTVNFNKSLELKTLDVGELFQRNVPDLLSVSVADFDECRKSESNTCDLQTTTCVNTDSSFECACKAGYLSKNTSKTSCNDVCTDFTCQNGGFCASGNNNEAICRCSGSFYGLKCEKNDYSWRQAAIGVAIALAAVLFLILVVLLYVFCRTRTGKSEFTDIPLVTGFRPKSEDTPKSYTNPSDVQEGEVESPTMVL, from the exons ATGCCAAATTCTTGTTCAAATGAAAATGATAtgaagttgttgtttttgggCGTGGTAGTTGTGACACTGAGCATCAACGTATCGAAAG caTACCAAGTGCATGTTGTTCACAATGTTGAAATAGTGCTTCCAG AGTGTTCTACCGAAGGCGGCGACTGGGTTTGGAATAGATGTGTCTGTAAATCTGGATTTACCGGATCAGCATGTGAAATCTACATGCATGAATTGTTTAACAATGAAGAAAATATCAAATCGTTACAAAGAACACAAAAATCGAATTTGCGAGATTACACTTTGAATGAATATTTAACACCGAAAGGGAGAATGAAAAGGCAAGCTCTTTCCAACGAAAATACAGAAGGTTCTGGGTCTGGAAGTGaaacaattttgacaaccgaGCAAAGTACAATTGCTGAACAAACTCCAACAACAGAACAAAACACAACTGAAGATGGTCAAACCACCACAGCCGAGCAAATCACAACAACGGTCGGTGGAATAACCTGTTCCAACGACGAGCAATTTTTCAACGGAGAGTGCGTTGCTATAAGTGCATTCGATTTCAGAGCTCGAGTGGACAAAATCTTTAACGAAAACTTCAGCGATTTAACTTCTGCAGACTCAGTAACTTTTATCCAAGAGTTTACAGATAAA GTAATGGTAGCAATGGCTGACAAAGGCTTGTTATCCATCATGGTTAATCAATTGAGAAACGGCTCAGTAATCGTTGATGGAACCGTTAATTTTAATAAGTCGCTCGAGTTGAAAACTTTGGACGTCGGTGAACTGTTTCAACGGAATGTACCGGATTTATTGAGTGTAAGCGTTGCAG ATTTTGACGAGTGTAGGAAATCAGAGAGTAACACCTGCGACTTGCAAACGACAACTTGCGTTAATACCGACTCCAGTTTCGAGTGTGCCTGCAAAGCCGGATATCTAAGCAAGAACACTTCAAA AACAAGTTGTAACGATGTATGTACAGACTTCACTTGTCAAAATGGAGGATTCTGCGCGTCGGGTAATAACAACGAAGCAATATGTAG ATGTTCCGGCTCATTTTACGGATTAAAATGTGAAAAGAATGATTATTCATGGAGACAAGCAGCTATTGGTGTAGCGATTGCCTTGGCTGCGGTTCTTTTCTTGATACTTGTAGTACTGCTGTATGTTTTCTGTCGTACAAGAACTGGAAAGAGCGAGTTTACGGACATACCGCTGGTGACAGGTTTCCGACCAAAGTCAGAAGATACTCCAAAG AGTTATACGAATCCAAGCGATGTACAAGAAGGAGAAGTTGAAAG TCCGACAATGGTGCTTTAA
- the LOC100180061 gene encoding NADH dehydrogenase [ubiquinone] 1 alpha subcomplex subunit 5-like: protein MASKISTGLVGLAVEANPRQKLNILYNNILSVVSKIPATASYRKYTEEFANQQLKKLDTIKDDVQLEIDLGPGQFEEVIYNAKAELRLARKMISWKPWEGLAVQPPPGQWDWP, encoded by the exons ATGGCATCGAAAATT AGCACCGGTTTAGTTGGACTTGCGGTTGAAGCGAATCCCAGACAGAAgttaaatattctttacaaCAACATTCTGTCAGTGGTCAGCAAAATTCCAGCAACTGCTTCGTATAGAAAGTACACAGAAGAATTTGCAAATCAACAACTAAAAAAGCTTGACACG ATAAAAGATGATGTTCAGCTTGAAATAGATTTGGGTCCTGGCCAATTCGAAGAAGTGATTTATAACGCAAAGGCAGAACTTCGTTTAGCAAGAAAGATGATCTCTTGGAAGCCATGGGAAGGATTAGCTGTTCAACCACCACCAGGACAATGGGACTGGCCATGA